The Candidatus Bathyarchaeota archaeon genomic interval CCGGTAAAGATGTCGAGAAGCTCGTCTCGGAGGCTTTAGCGGTTTACCATGGAGAATCCAAGCCTAAAACCGGGGTCGTGGATTGGGTCTCCAAACTTCAACAGGAGGGGCTGCTTGAAAAATATCTCAAGGGGTGATCTGAACGGTTAAGAGGTTTAGGGTGTTTAAATGTCCTAAATGCGGAGAGCTCTCCATCACGTCGTCTAGGAGATACGGTAGATGCCCATATTGCGGCTCTCTTACGGCTTTAACGCCCGCTAGGGTTGTAGCGAGCTTCGATAGGGCGAGGGAAGCGTCAGAGTACGTTAGACGTCTAAAATCTAAGAAGGTAAACCTAGACCGGTTAAGCTTCTCTGGTAAGCCTTAATTGGTACGATAGACGTTTCTTCTTAACGATTAACCGAGTTATTGAGGGGTGGCTTAGGTTGGCGTTAGCGTCTAGAAGTAGGTTTGTGGAGGAGATGGCGGCGCTTCTTAACAAGAGCGTGACCGTGGTAACCCTCGACGGTAAGAGGTACGAAGGTGTTTTAACAGGCTTCGACCCGGATAGGTTGAACCTATCTCTTAGAGACGTTAAGGACGAGAAAGGAGTTGTCATGTATAGGCTTATATTAAGCGGCGCGACCGTGGCTCAGATATACACGACCGAGAAGCCTCTAGACCTTAAAAACCTGGCTGAGCGTCTTGAGAGGGTTTTCCCTAGGATGGTTCGGCTCTACGAGGAGCAGGGGGTCATAGTCGTCATGGATAGGATCCGTGTTACCGAGAAGGGTGTGGTAGAGGGCTCTGGACCGGCTGCCGAAAGGGTTCAGAGGATATACGAAGAGTTTATGCGAGAAGTCGCTAAGGAGTGATAGGTCAGCTGAAGGGGAGAACGTTTTCCTCCGCATAGGCTAGGTGGCTTTCTATCCCGGTCAGGTCTATATCCAAACTCAGCAACCTAGTTAACACCTCTAGAATCCTCCTAGCGGAGCTGGGGCTTAGCTGAACACCCTTAACCTCCGCGAGTAGGCATATGCCCCTCATGCCACGTAGCTTAGCGAAGCCTACGAGCACACCCGCGGCTCCATAGACCCTACCAGATAGCTTTACCAACCCCATCTCATCGAGTTTGGGCATCACGTCGGGGTCGTTTGCCGCGTAGTAGACCCTAGGTGGCTCAGACGGTGTAGGGGTCGAGAACCCTCCGAGCGTTATGACCGTTCTACATCCAAGCTTAGATGCCAGGTCTAACACGGTCTCCGCGAGTTCGTTCTGCCCTGTGAATGTGATGGGCTGGGTGTTTCCATAAAGTATCAGCAAGTCTCCTTCAGCCTCGGGAGAGATATACGCGTAGTAGAGCGTGATAACGGGGTATTTAACCGCTCCATCTCTACCCGCGACTGATAAGGGTTTGAAATACGGGGACCGTATGTCGCAGACTCTACGTGAATCAAGCGTCTTTATCAAGTGGTATGCGGCTAGGTTAGCGACCAAACCGATTCCCGGAAGCCCCTCGACAAGGACTGGGTCACGTAGTTTAGGCATCTCATAGATTTTAACGAGGCTTCTGATCACCACTCCTCGACCCCCCTCCTAACCTTAACGGCAACCCCCCTTCTAAACCTACCCATCTCGAAGCCTGCTAAAAGGGCCTGGCCGACCGCTAGAAGCCGGTCGTTCATATCGACGACTAGAACTTCCTCCTTAGGAATTATCAAGGGGTCGCATTTAGCCACGAACTTCGAGAACACATCTCCACCCGACTTGACGGCGTCGAGGAGCTTAGGGGCGTCGGCTAGGTAAACCCTATACCTAGGCGGCTCCAGAGCCTCCTTAAGCCTCAAACCCCCCTCGATGTGAAGGCTTAGGAAGCCGTCTCCGGGCCTCAGAGCCGCTATCAACACGTCGTCAAGCCATATACGCCGTATTCTTCCGGTTTTACGGCTCTTCTCTATCTTAGCGTCGTCGGGTATAAGCCTTAAACCGACCCCGGGGCCGAATTGGTAGTCGGCTATTATCCTAACCCTC includes:
- a CDS encoding Lsm family RNA-binding protein; translated protein: MALASRSRFVEEMAALLNKSVTVVTLDGKRYEGVLTGFDPDRLNLSLRDVKDEKGVVMYRLILSGATVAQIYTTEKPLDLKNLAERLERVFPRMVRLYEEQGVIVVMDRIRVTEKGVVEGSGPAAERVQRIYEEFMREVAKE
- a CDS encoding PAC2 family protein translates to MVIRSLVKIYEMPKLRDPVLVEGLPGIGLVANLAAYHLIKTLDSRRVCDIRSPYFKPLSVAGRDGAVKYPVITLYYAYISPEAEGDLLILYGNTQPITFTGQNELAETVLDLASKLGCRTVITLGGFSTPTPSEPPRVYYAANDPDVMPKLDEMGLVKLSGRVYGAAGVLVGFAKLRGMRGICLLAEVKGVQLSPSSARRILEVLTRLLSLDIDLTGIESHLAYAEENVLPFS
- a CDS encoding DUF1922 domain-containing protein, which codes for MFKCPKCGELSITSSRRYGRCPYCGSLTALTPARVVASFDRAREASEYVRRLKSKKVNLDRLSFSGKP